The following coding sequences are from one Hippopotamus amphibius kiboko isolate mHipAmp2 chromosome 9, mHipAmp2.hap2, whole genome shotgun sequence window:
- the SIDT2 gene encoding SID1 transmembrane family member 2 isoform X3 yields MDDFVLRTGEQFSFNTTAAQPQYFKYEFPEGVDSVIVKVTSNKAFPCSVISIQDILCPVYDLDNNVAFIGMYQTMTKKAAITVQRKDFPSNSFYVVVVVKTEDQACGGSLPFYPFTEDEPVDQGHRQKTLSVLVSRAVTSEAYVGGMLFCLGIFLSFYLLTVLLACWENWRQRKKSLLVAMDRACPESGHPRVLADSFPGSSPYEGYNYGSFENGSGSTGSTDGLVDSVGPGDLSYNYQDRSLDPVGTRPRLDSMSSVEEDDYDTLADIDSDKNVIRTKQYLYVADLARKDKRILRKKYQIYFWNIATIAVFYALPVVQLVITYQTVVNVTGNQDICYYNFLCAHPLGNLSAFNNILSNLGYILLGLLFLLIILQREINHNRALLRNDLHALECGIPKHFGLFYAMGTALMMEGLLSACYHVCPNYTNFQFDTSFMYMIAGLCMLKLYQKRHPDINASAYSAYACLAIVIFFSVLGVVFGKGNTAFWIVFSVIHIIATLLLSTQLYYMGRWKLDSGICRRILHVLYTDCIRQCSGPLYVDRMVLLVMGNIINWSLAAYGLIMRPNDFASYLLAIGICNLLLYFAFYIIMKLRSGERIKLIPLLCIVCTSVVWGFALFFFFQGLSTWQKTPAESREHNRDCILLDFFDDHDIWHFLSSIAMFGSFLVLLTLDDDLDTVQRDKIYVF; encoded by the exons ATGGACGACTTTGTGCTCAG GACCGGAGAGCAGTTCAGCTTCAATACCACAGCAGCACAGCCCCAG TACTTCAAGTATGAGTTCCCGGAAGGAGTGGACTCAGTCATTGTCAAGGTGACCTCCAACAAGGCCTTCCCCTGCTCAGTCATCTCCATCCAGGATATCCTG TGCCCTGTCTATGACCTAGACAACAACGTAGCCTTCATCGGCATGTACCAGACTATGACCAAGAAGGCAGCCATCACCGTGCAG CGCAAGGACTTCCCCAGCAACAGCTTCtacgtggtggtggtggtgaaaactgaagaccaggcctgtgGGGGCTCCCTGCCTTTCTATCCCTTTACAGAAG ATGAACCGGTTGACCAAGGGCACCGCCAGAAAACCCTGTCAGTGCTGGTCTCGCGAGCAGTCACAT CCGAGGCCTATGTTGGCGGTATGCTCTTTTGCCTGGGcatatttctctccttctacctgCTTACCGTGCTCCTGGCCTGTTGGGAGAACTGGAG gcagagaaagaagagcctTCTGGTGGCCATGGACCGAGCCTGCCCAGAAAGCG GTCACCCTCGGGTCCTGGCCGATTCCTTCCCGGGCAGCTCCCCGTACGAGGGCTACAACTATGGCTCCTTCG AGAATGGTTCCGGCTCCACTGGATCTACGGACGGTCTGGTTGACAGCGTGGGCCCCGGGGACCTCTCCTACAATTACCAGG ACCGTTCCCTTGACCCCGTGGGTACTCGGCCACGGCTGGACTCCATGAGCTCCGTGGAGGAGGACGACTACGACACGTTGGCCGACATCGATTCCGACAAGAACGTCATTCGCACCAAG CAATACCTCTATGTGGCCGACCTGGCGCGCAAGGACAAACGCATCCTGCGGAAAAAGTACCAGATCTACTTCTG GAACATCGCCACCATTGCCGTCTTCTATGCACTTCCTGTGGTGCAGCTGGTGATCACCTACCAGACG GTGGTGAATGTCACAGGGAACCAGGACATCTGCTACTACAACTTCCTTTGCGCCCACCCTCTGGGCAACCTCAG CGCCTTCAACAACATCCTCAGCAACCTGGGGTACATCCtgctggggctgctcttcctgCTCATCATCCTGCAGCGGGAGATCAACCACAACCGCGCCCTGCTGCGCAACGACCTCCACGCCCTG GAATGTGGGATCCCCAAACACTTTGGCCTTTTCTACGCCATGGGCACAGCCCTGATGATGGAGGGGCTCCTTAGCGCCTGCTATCATGTCTGCCCCAACTATACCAATTTCCAGTTTG ACACGTCTTTCATGTACATGATCGCGGGACTCTGCATGCTGAAGCTCTACCAGAAGCGGCACCCAGACATCAACGCCAGTGCCTACAGCGCCTACGCCTGCTTGGCCATCGTCATCTTCTTCTCCGTGCTGGGCGTG GTCTTCGGCAAAGGGAACACAGCGTTCTGGATCGTCTTCTCGGTCATTCACATCATCGCCACCCTGCTGCTCAGCACACAGCTCTACTACATGGGCCGCTGGAAACTGG ACTCCGGGATCTGCCGTCGCATTCTCCACGTGCTCTACACGGACTGCATCCGGCAGTGCAGCGGACCCCTCTATGTG GACCGCATGGTGCTGCTGGTCATGGGCAACATTATCAACTGGTCGCT gGCTGCCTATGGGCTCATCATGCGTCCCAATGATTTTGCCTCCTACTTGTTGGCCATTGGCATCTGCAACCTGCTTCTTTACTTTGCCTTCTACATTATTATGAAG CTCCGGAGCGGGGAGAGGATCAAGCTCATCCCCCTGCTGTGTATCGTCTGCACCTCGGTGGTCTGGGGCTTCGcgctcttcttcttcttccagggACTCAGCACCTGGCAG
- the SIDT2 gene encoding SID1 transmembrane family member 2 isoform X1 — MFVPGLPFLVLLVAAVESHLGVLGPKNVSQKDAEFERTYVDEVNSELVNIYTFNHTVTRNRTEGVRVSVNVLNKQKGAPLLFVVRQKEAVVSFQVPLILRGMFQRKYLYQKVERTLCQPPTKNESEVQFFYVDVSTLSPVNTTYQLRVSRMDDFVLRTGEQFSFNTTAAQPQYFKYEFPEGVDSVIVKVTSNKAFPCSVISIQDILCPVYDLDNNVAFIGMYQTMTKKAAITVQRKDFPSNSFYVVVVVKTEDQACGGSLPFYPFTEDEPVDQGHRQKTLSVLVSRAVTSEAYVGGMLFCLGIFLSFYLLTVLLACWENWRQRKKSLLVAMDRACPESGHPRVLADSFPGSSPYEGYNYGSFENGSGSTGSTDGLVDSVGPGDLSYNYQDRSLDPVGTRPRLDSMSSVEEDDYDTLADIDSDKNVIRTKQYLYVADLARKDKRILRKKYQIYFWNIATIAVFYALPVVQLVITYQTVVNVTGNQDICYYNFLCAHPLGNLSAFNNILSNLGYILLGLLFLLIILQREINHNRALLRNDLHALECGIPKHFGLFYAMGTALMMEGLLSACYHVCPNYTNFQFDTSFMYMIAGLCMLKLYQKRHPDINASAYSAYACLAIVIFFSVLGVVFGKGNTAFWIVFSVIHIIATLLLSTQLYYMGRWKLDSGICRRILHVLYTDCIRQCSGPLYVDRMVLLVMGNIINWSLAAYGLIMRPNDFASYLLAIGICNLLLYFAFYIIMKLRSGERIKLIPLLCIVCTSVVWGFALFFFFQGLSTWQKTPAESREHNRDCILLDFFDDHDIWHFLSSIAMFGSFLVLLTLDDDLDTVQRDKIYVF; from the exons ATGTTCGTTCCGGGCTTGCCCTTCTTGGTACTCTTGGTGGCCGCGGTCGAGAGCCATCTGGGGGTTCTGGGGCCTAAGAACGTCTCGCAGAAAGACGCCGAGTTTGAGCGCACCTACGTGGATGAGGTCAACAGCGAGCTGGTCAACATCTACACCTTCAACCACACTGTGACCCGCAACCGG ACAGAGGGTGTGAGAGTGTCCGTGAACGTCCTGAACAAGCAGAAGGGGGCCCCTTTGCTGTTTGTGGTCCGCCAGAAGGAGGCGGTGGTGTCCTTCCAGGTGCCTCTCATCCTGCGAGGGAT GTTTCAGCGCAAGTACCTCTACCAAAAGGTGGAGCGAACCCTGTGTCAGCCCCCCACCAAGAATGAGTCTGAGGTCCAGTTCTTCTACGTGGATGTGTCCACCCTGTCACCAGTCAACACCACGTACCAGCTCCGCGTCAGCCGAATGGACGACTTTGTGCTCAG GACCGGAGAGCAGTTCAGCTTCAATACCACAGCAGCACAGCCCCAG TACTTCAAGTATGAGTTCCCGGAAGGAGTGGACTCAGTCATTGTCAAGGTGACCTCCAACAAGGCCTTCCCCTGCTCAGTCATCTCCATCCAGGATATCCTG TGCCCTGTCTATGACCTAGACAACAACGTAGCCTTCATCGGCATGTACCAGACTATGACCAAGAAGGCAGCCATCACCGTGCAG CGCAAGGACTTCCCCAGCAACAGCTTCtacgtggtggtggtggtgaaaactgaagaccaggcctgtgGGGGCTCCCTGCCTTTCTATCCCTTTACAGAAG ATGAACCGGTTGACCAAGGGCACCGCCAGAAAACCCTGTCAGTGCTGGTCTCGCGAGCAGTCACAT CCGAGGCCTATGTTGGCGGTATGCTCTTTTGCCTGGGcatatttctctccttctacctgCTTACCGTGCTCCTGGCCTGTTGGGAGAACTGGAG gcagagaaagaagagcctTCTGGTGGCCATGGACCGAGCCTGCCCAGAAAGCG GTCACCCTCGGGTCCTGGCCGATTCCTTCCCGGGCAGCTCCCCGTACGAGGGCTACAACTATGGCTCCTTCG AGAATGGTTCCGGCTCCACTGGATCTACGGACGGTCTGGTTGACAGCGTGGGCCCCGGGGACCTCTCCTACAATTACCAGG ACCGTTCCCTTGACCCCGTGGGTACTCGGCCACGGCTGGACTCCATGAGCTCCGTGGAGGAGGACGACTACGACACGTTGGCCGACATCGATTCCGACAAGAACGTCATTCGCACCAAG CAATACCTCTATGTGGCCGACCTGGCGCGCAAGGACAAACGCATCCTGCGGAAAAAGTACCAGATCTACTTCTG GAACATCGCCACCATTGCCGTCTTCTATGCACTTCCTGTGGTGCAGCTGGTGATCACCTACCAGACG GTGGTGAATGTCACAGGGAACCAGGACATCTGCTACTACAACTTCCTTTGCGCCCACCCTCTGGGCAACCTCAG CGCCTTCAACAACATCCTCAGCAACCTGGGGTACATCCtgctggggctgctcttcctgCTCATCATCCTGCAGCGGGAGATCAACCACAACCGCGCCCTGCTGCGCAACGACCTCCACGCCCTG GAATGTGGGATCCCCAAACACTTTGGCCTTTTCTACGCCATGGGCACAGCCCTGATGATGGAGGGGCTCCTTAGCGCCTGCTATCATGTCTGCCCCAACTATACCAATTTCCAGTTTG ACACGTCTTTCATGTACATGATCGCGGGACTCTGCATGCTGAAGCTCTACCAGAAGCGGCACCCAGACATCAACGCCAGTGCCTACAGCGCCTACGCCTGCTTGGCCATCGTCATCTTCTTCTCCGTGCTGGGCGTG GTCTTCGGCAAAGGGAACACAGCGTTCTGGATCGTCTTCTCGGTCATTCACATCATCGCCACCCTGCTGCTCAGCACACAGCTCTACTACATGGGCCGCTGGAAACTGG ACTCCGGGATCTGCCGTCGCATTCTCCACGTGCTCTACACGGACTGCATCCGGCAGTGCAGCGGACCCCTCTATGTG GACCGCATGGTGCTGCTGGTCATGGGCAACATTATCAACTGGTCGCT gGCTGCCTATGGGCTCATCATGCGTCCCAATGATTTTGCCTCCTACTTGTTGGCCATTGGCATCTGCAACCTGCTTCTTTACTTTGCCTTCTACATTATTATGAAG CTCCGGAGCGGGGAGAGGATCAAGCTCATCCCCCTGCTGTGTATCGTCTGCACCTCGGTGGTCTGGGGCTTCGcgctcttcttcttcttccagggACTCAGCACCTGGCAG
- the SIDT2 gene encoding SID1 transmembrane family member 2 isoform X2 produces MFVPGLPFLVLLVAAVESHLGVLGPKNVSQKDAEFERTYVDEVNSELVNIYTFNHTVTRNRTEGVRVSVNVLNKQKGAPLLFVVRQKEAVVSFQVPLILRGMFQRKYLYQKVERTLCQPPTKNESEVQFFYVDVSTLSPVNTTYQLRVSRMDDFVLRTGEQFSFNTTAAQPQYFKYEFPEGVDSVIVKVTSNKAFPCSVISIQDILCPVYDLDNNVAFIGMYQTMTKKAAITVQRKDFPSNSFYVVVVVKTEDQACGGSLPFYPFTEDEPVDQGHRQKTLSVLVSRAVTSEAYVGGMLFCLGIFLSFYLLTVLLACWENWRQRKKSLLVAMDRACPESGHPRVLADSFPGSSPYEGYNYGSFENGSGSTGSTDGLVDSVGPGDLSYNYQDRSLDPVGTRPRLDSMSSVEEDDYDTLADIDSDKNVIRTKQYLYVADLARKDKRILRKKYQIYFWNIATIAVFYALPVVQLVITYQTVVNVTGNQDICYYNFLCAHPLGNLSAFNNILSNLGYILLGLLFLLIILQREINHNRALLRNDLHALECGIPKHFGLFYAMGTALMMEGLLSACYHVCPNYTNFQFDTSFMYMIAGLCMLKLYQKRHPDINASAYSAYACLAIVIFFSVLGVVFGKGNTAFWIVFSVIHIIATLLLSTQLYYMGRWKLDSGICRRILHVLYTDCIRQCSGPLYVDRMVLLVMGNIINWSLSGAGRGSSSSPCCVSSAPRWSGASRSSSSSRDSAPGRKPLQSRGSTTGTASSLTSLTTTTSGTSSPPSPCLGRSWCC; encoded by the exons ATGTTCGTTCCGGGCTTGCCCTTCTTGGTACTCTTGGTGGCCGCGGTCGAGAGCCATCTGGGGGTTCTGGGGCCTAAGAACGTCTCGCAGAAAGACGCCGAGTTTGAGCGCACCTACGTGGATGAGGTCAACAGCGAGCTGGTCAACATCTACACCTTCAACCACACTGTGACCCGCAACCGG ACAGAGGGTGTGAGAGTGTCCGTGAACGTCCTGAACAAGCAGAAGGGGGCCCCTTTGCTGTTTGTGGTCCGCCAGAAGGAGGCGGTGGTGTCCTTCCAGGTGCCTCTCATCCTGCGAGGGAT GTTTCAGCGCAAGTACCTCTACCAAAAGGTGGAGCGAACCCTGTGTCAGCCCCCCACCAAGAATGAGTCTGAGGTCCAGTTCTTCTACGTGGATGTGTCCACCCTGTCACCAGTCAACACCACGTACCAGCTCCGCGTCAGCCGAATGGACGACTTTGTGCTCAG GACCGGAGAGCAGTTCAGCTTCAATACCACAGCAGCACAGCCCCAG TACTTCAAGTATGAGTTCCCGGAAGGAGTGGACTCAGTCATTGTCAAGGTGACCTCCAACAAGGCCTTCCCCTGCTCAGTCATCTCCATCCAGGATATCCTG TGCCCTGTCTATGACCTAGACAACAACGTAGCCTTCATCGGCATGTACCAGACTATGACCAAGAAGGCAGCCATCACCGTGCAG CGCAAGGACTTCCCCAGCAACAGCTTCtacgtggtggtggtggtgaaaactgaagaccaggcctgtgGGGGCTCCCTGCCTTTCTATCCCTTTACAGAAG ATGAACCGGTTGACCAAGGGCACCGCCAGAAAACCCTGTCAGTGCTGGTCTCGCGAGCAGTCACAT CCGAGGCCTATGTTGGCGGTATGCTCTTTTGCCTGGGcatatttctctccttctacctgCTTACCGTGCTCCTGGCCTGTTGGGAGAACTGGAG gcagagaaagaagagcctTCTGGTGGCCATGGACCGAGCCTGCCCAGAAAGCG GTCACCCTCGGGTCCTGGCCGATTCCTTCCCGGGCAGCTCCCCGTACGAGGGCTACAACTATGGCTCCTTCG AGAATGGTTCCGGCTCCACTGGATCTACGGACGGTCTGGTTGACAGCGTGGGCCCCGGGGACCTCTCCTACAATTACCAGG ACCGTTCCCTTGACCCCGTGGGTACTCGGCCACGGCTGGACTCCATGAGCTCCGTGGAGGAGGACGACTACGACACGTTGGCCGACATCGATTCCGACAAGAACGTCATTCGCACCAAG CAATACCTCTATGTGGCCGACCTGGCGCGCAAGGACAAACGCATCCTGCGGAAAAAGTACCAGATCTACTTCTG GAACATCGCCACCATTGCCGTCTTCTATGCACTTCCTGTGGTGCAGCTGGTGATCACCTACCAGACG GTGGTGAATGTCACAGGGAACCAGGACATCTGCTACTACAACTTCCTTTGCGCCCACCCTCTGGGCAACCTCAG CGCCTTCAACAACATCCTCAGCAACCTGGGGTACATCCtgctggggctgctcttcctgCTCATCATCCTGCAGCGGGAGATCAACCACAACCGCGCCCTGCTGCGCAACGACCTCCACGCCCTG GAATGTGGGATCCCCAAACACTTTGGCCTTTTCTACGCCATGGGCACAGCCCTGATGATGGAGGGGCTCCTTAGCGCCTGCTATCATGTCTGCCCCAACTATACCAATTTCCAGTTTG ACACGTCTTTCATGTACATGATCGCGGGACTCTGCATGCTGAAGCTCTACCAGAAGCGGCACCCAGACATCAACGCCAGTGCCTACAGCGCCTACGCCTGCTTGGCCATCGTCATCTTCTTCTCCGTGCTGGGCGTG GTCTTCGGCAAAGGGAACACAGCGTTCTGGATCGTCTTCTCGGTCATTCACATCATCGCCACCCTGCTGCTCAGCACACAGCTCTACTACATGGGCCGCTGGAAACTGG ACTCCGGGATCTGCCGTCGCATTCTCCACGTGCTCTACACGGACTGCATCCGGCAGTGCAGCGGACCCCTCTATGTG GACCGCATGGTGCTGCTGGTCATGGGCAACATTATCAACTGGTCGCT CTCCGGAGCGGGGAGAGGATCAAGCTCATCCCCCTGCTGTGTATCGTCTGCACCTCGGTGGTCTGGGGCTTCGcgctcttcttcttcttccagggACTCAGCACCTGGCAG